The following nucleotide sequence is from Camelus bactrianus isolate YW-2024 breed Bactrian camel chromosome 34, ASM4877302v1, whole genome shotgun sequence.
GTGGTCTCCTGGCAGTATCCCAGCCCCCGCTGGTGAGGGAGGGGCCTGTGCAGGTGGGTGGAGGCGGGCTTGGCTAGGGGAGAGGGGTCTGGGCAGCCCTCTCTGTCGTCCCTCTGCCCTTCTCAGCTGACCCCTGACTAATTCTCCCCCACTCCATCTCCCCTTTAAGGTGCCCCCATACCGCACGGAGAACAAGACCTGCCAGGACCAGGAAAAGCAGTACTACGAGTCCAAGCATCAGGTCTGCTGCTCCCGCTGCCCCCCAGGTGAGAGGCCGGGGACAGAGAGGTGGGTTACAGGGGACTCCAGCCCATCTCACTGCCTCAGAATGGAGGCAGACACCGGCTCCCAGGAGAGACAGCTGGCAGACTTAGAGTGAGAAACACTGGCCGTCCCTCCTATGTAGTCCGGAGGAAcaggcccagggtcacacagcaagcggCAGAGGTGCCGGCGGAACCCCAGGCCCCTGACACTCCTGCTGCCCCGCTCACATCCTAGGCACGCACGTCTCAGCTGAATGTAGCCACGGCCAGGACACGGTTTGTGCCACGTGCCCCGAAAATTCCTACAACGAGCACTGGAACCATCTCTCCTTCTGCCAGCTGTGCCGCCCCTGTGACCAGAGTGAGTGGGGTGtgccggggctggggctgggagctcCCGGAGCGCACCCCTCCGCTGAGCCCTCCATCTCCCCGCCAGTGCTGGGCTTCGTGGAGATCACGCCTTGCACTAGCAAAGACAAAACCCGCTGCCGCTGCCGGCCAGGAATGTTCTGCGTCTTTTGGGACTCTGAGTGTGTACACTGCGAGCCACTCTCTGACTGCCCACCTGGCACCGAAGCTGAGCTCAGAGGTCAGAGGTCACTGGggcagagggtgaggaggaggatgggCGGGTGATCTTGAACAGGGGGCAGGCATAATGCTGGGTCCACGGGGAGCCCCCAGGCAGTTAGTTCTCTGTGGTATAAAAcgcctcttctccctccctgggAAAGGCCCACAGAAGGGACCTGCAGGGACCTGGAACTGGGGTGGTGCAGGGCTCAGGGGTCCTTCCAGCCCTGGGGAAGCCAGGACAAAGTACAGATCAGGAACGGTGCAAGCTACAGAGTGGGGTGGGTGGGCGGGGAAGGGGCCACCCGGTGGGCATAAAGGAAGCTCACAGCTGGGCTCCCTTTGCCTGCTCACCCTGGCTGGCCATGCCTTTCTCTTGCCAGATAAAGCCTGGGAGGCTGACAGCAACTGTGTTCCCTGTAAGGCAGGGCACTTCCAGAACACCTCCTCGCCCAGCGCCCGCTGCCAGCCCCACACCAGGTGAGTGTGCCCCATCCATatgcctcccaccctcccagccccagctgctgacAACCCTGCCCCACACTCAACTCCACAGGACCGCCTCCCActtccagcccagagcccactTGAGCTGGGTGCTTTCCTCCACAGGTGTGAGGACCAGGGCCTGGTGGAGGCGGCACCAGGCACCGCCCAGTCTGACACCAGCTGCAGAAATCCATCAGAGACCCCCGAGATGCCAGGTGAGGGGCCAGGGACGCGGGGACGGGGAAGATGCCCTAATTCCAACCATCTAAACAGATAGGGAAAAGATAAGTCCTTTCCTGTCAGAATTGAGGCGAGAAGAAAAGTTCCTCAAAGAGAAATTGGAGTATTTCTACttacacacatttttaaagctatatattatatataaaacttgTAAGTTATAAATAGTATTATGGCCacactgagatataattgtaaCTGCTATCACTATAATGGTGTTGGACACTCCATCTGCTGCACAATCCATTTACTGGCCTGATATCTCTGTATTAGATCACATACTTCCATCATTGGAGACAGGATTCCACGTTTGACTCTTCCttgatcttttctgtggagctgCTGGTTTCCTCACCTCATAGAGGATCACAAGATGTTTCTAATGACCATAGTTGTTATTAATCAAGGGGGAGTTTATTTCATTAACTTTGCTAAAATGACCATGTATTTATAATCGTAGCTTCCATTTATTGAGAGCCAGTGTGTCAGGCCCTCTGTGAACACTTGATTTTCACTAACTCATTTAACCCTCTTAATGATCCTATGAAATAGTCATATTATTATCCTGactggatgaggaaactgaggcccagaggggttgGTTAAGTgtcttgcccaagatcacccaCGTGGTAATTGGTATTATGAAAACCTGTTCTAGGTCTTTCTTCCTCCCAAGCACGTGCCGTAATACATGCACACtgcagaaaattagaaaatgccaATAAACAAAGCTGAACATCACCACAGAACTGGCACCTAGCAAGCAAAGCCGCTCAACGTTTTTGAATATATCCTCCCAGACATTTTTCTgtgcactggaaaaaaaatattttttttaaaagtagagtcGTTTTAATGTTTGTAACTTAATTTTTCATCCAACTCTATCATAGATTTTCCACatcctcttagtaatttttaaCTGTGTATCAAAGATGATGGGCAACTTAGAGCTGGAATTTTAGAGAGTATGTAAGCTGATCTCCTCTTTTTTATCTATGAAAATTCTGGTGATCAAAGGGGTGAAATGACTTAAAAATTCACATAACTGGGTAGGAACCCAGGTATCCAAGACTCTAGGTGTAGTTTTTCCCCGTGTCTCCCCTTCTGCATTCCGTCAGGCTGCAGAATTGAGTGGACCAGAAGGAGCAAACTCCTGGTATGTAAGTGTCCAAGTCCTCCTGACCGTCCTCAGGCATAGAGGACACAGGTGACAGGCATGGGAGTCTCCGTGGTGTCCGTGGCCTCGCCGAGGCCCATAGGACGTTGGCAGTTACCCACTGCTGCATGGTCCAACACCTAGCCTCCTGCTCCCGCCCCTCCCGGCGCCGGCCAGGAGGGCCAGCAGGTGGAGACCTTGCAGCCCTGCTCTCCCTCCAGGCAGCCACAGGCAGAGTCCAGAAGCCAGAACTCCAGCTCCCTCACCTCTGTAAACACTCCACAACTACAGAGGGGCAACCCCAGCTCCCACAGCCACGAGTCTCTATAGGATGGTCACATCCACAGAAATGTGGATTTACCCTGTGGCCTGAGACTGCTTGCAACCTCAAGCCCCACCCTCCCTgactgcctcccacccccaattCCAACTGCCCAAGCGCCTGTCCTCACCTGCAAGACTGCCCCCATGCTGGTCCCCAGGCAGGTGGCCACTTGCACCAGCCCCAAACATCTCCACCTGGTGGACCTTCTCCTGGCTGTCAGGAGTTCCTCCCCCTTCTCTGAAACCCAAGGGAAGTTTCTCCAATTCTACCTTTAGGAACTGcagtgtggctgggaggggaaagCTGGTCCCCCTTTTCTCTGGGTGGCCTGGGAAGTGGAGAGCTGCTCCTTACCTCCCTTGCCCTGTGCCCTCCTGGGGTCGTCATGCCTCACTCTGTCTGCTGTCCTGGCAGGAGCCATGCTGGTGCTGACCATCCTGCTTCCCCTCATCTCCTTGCTGCTCCTCATCACCGTGCTGGCCTGCACCTGGAAGAGCCACCCCTCCCTCTGCAGAAAGCTGGGTAAGGAGCCGGATGCAGACCTGGCATCTCTGTCCACCTGGAtaggggaggggggctggaggGAGTATTCAGCACCCCCCTACCCGTAAGATGCCCAACGCCTGCTCCCCACTAGACATcacctccctcagcccctctTCTGAGGCTGCACAGAAGGGTCATGATAGCCTGTTTCTTCTGGGAGCCCAGGGAGGGCAGCAGCACATggtggggggtgtgggggaggagaGCCTGGGGGTCTGAGGCCTgccatttcattttctgttacaGGATCCCTGCTCAAGAGACACCCCGAGGTAACGGGGAAGGCTGCGGGGGCAGCAAGTGGGGACAGGGGGATGGTGAACAAGGTGGGGGCAGGCAGAATAAGGGTGCAGCATCAGTGTCCAGCCACTCATTCAATTAAGAATTTATCAAGCATGCCATGTGCCTGGCCCTGTTCGAGGCACTGTGGAAATAGCAGTAAGCGAAACAAAGTACCTACCAGTGGAGCAAAAACAAAGTTAAACAACTGCGTATTAGGAGATGATAATTGCTAAACAAAGCATGGTAGGGGGAGAGTGAGTGACAGTGGCAGAGCATGGGGGTATATAATCTTAGAGTGAACAGAGAGGGCCTCTCTGATCAGCAGATATTTGagcagaaaaattgaaaaaaaaaaagagggagccAGCCTTCGGGATACCTAGGAGAAAGTGCTCCGGGAAGAGGAAACACatgcaaaggccccgaggcagGGAGCGTGATGAGGAGCAGAGGAGCGGGCTGAGTGGCCTAAgcatggggtggggtgtgggaattaaaaaaagatgagGTCTGAGGCCCATGTCATTGGTTAGTTCTCGGCCTCTGTCCTGCAGGGAGAGGAATCAAATACTGCCGGTGGAAGCTGGGAGCCCCCGAGGGTCAACCCATATGTCCCTGACCTGGTAGAGCCACTTCTGTCCACCTCTGGAGAACTGACCCCGGCCTCAGCTGGGCTCCCACCAAACCCAGGTTTGGAGGAAGAggtgctacaacagcagagtccTCTGAGCCAGGCCAGGGAGCTGGAGGCTGAGATCCCAGAGCAAGGCCAGGTGGCCCACGGTGAGCTTGGGGCCGGCACAGGGACaagagggggtgggcagggccagggtgggagggaaggtgggCAGAGAGAGTGTGTGAGCCAGACGGAGATGAGGAGACTAAAAGGGGTCAAGGGGAGACTTAGACAGCTAGCCAGAGTGTCCTGACTAGAGAGAAGTGGGGAAGAGACAGAAAACCCAGAAGCAGAGGAAGGAGTGCAGAGATCAAGCAACCACAGCAGACGGAGGGGGACAGCGGAAAGGGGAGATAGCCGAGGGCACTGGAGAAGCGGGGTCCGGTGCTGGGGGCACACAGGCCTTCCGTCCTCAACAGTGCCCCCTCGCACCCTCACTCTGCCTCCCTTCCCACAGGTACCAATGGCATTCACGTCACTGGCGGGTCTGTGACGGTCACCGGCAACATCTACATCTACAACGGGCCGGTCCTGGGGGGAGCACGGGGCCCCGGAGACCCCCCAGCTCCCCCGGAGCCTCCCTACCCCATCCCTGAAGAGGGTGCCCCTGGCCCCCCTGGGCTCTCGACGCCCTACCAGGAGGATGGCAAAGCGTGGCACCTGGCCGAGACGGAGACACGGGGCTGCCACGCCTTCTGACAGCGCCAAGGACCCAATTTGTCACCCGCGCCTGACGGAGTCTGGGAGAAGCCAGGAGAAGGGAGGCTGCCCTACCCACACAGGACTGACAGAGGGCCTGGGTAGGGCCCCCGAGAGATGGACCCTGAGGGGCTGGGCCTCAGACATGTCCCTGAGAGCAGGGCCGGCACTGGCTGTGTACCGTGCCCGTCGCAGGACTCACCTCCGCCTGAGCAGGCCTGAGACTCCGCAGCAGACCCCTGCCCCCTGGGGCTGCACCAGCTCGGCTTCAGGCCCAGCCAGGGCACGCGACGCTAACAGCTGCCCCAGTGGCATCCACACCCCGAGCATGGCACGGAAGGGAGCCAGCCACGTGGTCACTGCAAGGACATCGCCAGGACCGCTGGCAGATTCGTGGTGCTCATGCCCAAGCTTCAGAGGCCCTTCGTGGGCCCACACTTCGCACGGACCAAGGTGGACCCTACATGAGGCTGGAGTGACTCGGAGGACcacactcccctcccttcctagaCAGGAAAGAGGTTGTGACCTCCTTATAaccgggggttggggtggggttcTAGGTATAGGGGAAAGTTTTGGAGGAGGAGGGACGTGGCGAGTGTATTTATAAATTgtaaccacatgcaaataaagaAGAGATTGATCATTTATCTCCGTGGGATTTATAGAGAAAGGCTGTTCCCTAATTCCACAAGGCATTTCTATGAGGGGCTGGTACATGGAATTCGAGTGATAACAGTTTGGCCAGCATGGAATTCATGTGATGACAGTCTGGCCAGCGATCGCATACAGTGTGGCAGGCAGAGTTCTCAATGCTGTACAAGCTCATCCTATGCAACCCTCACAAGACCCCAAGAAGGCAGCTACAATGATGATTCCCATCTAACAAGTGGGGagacaggcccagagagggagtcACCTGCCCAGTTCAACTGCAAATGGCACAGTGGGGACATGCACCCATGAGTCTCTCTTGGGTAAAAACTTTGCAACCGCACCCTTACAGAACTTCTTGGAACAAGTAAAATGGGCTGTTTTCCtcaaataatcagacttttcTGCAAATCCTGTAGGCATTAAGTCTCAGCCAATTCTCAAACCCCCAGACTCAAGGCTAAGTGCAAAAGTGTTTGGCAAAAGCTGGATGAAGGGAAAGGTATATGCTTTAGACACAAAGTGAGAGGCGAGGCTCACATTCTGCCGGTGAAGAAATCGTGGCCGACATgacttttactttatttcttcttgtctTGCAGGCATATCTTGCTTTATTGTGTCTCACTTTAGTGCACTTTTTTACAAATTGGAGCAACCCTGCATTAttgatgatggttagcatttttttttaaagcaagtacactgaattttttttaatttaaattttactgtattattattttttttaatggaggtactggggattgaacccatgacctcatgcatgctaggcatacgctgtaccactgagctataccctccccacaatggttagcattttttagcaataaagtagttttaaattaaggcatgtgCATtagtttttagacataatgctactgcacacttaacagactacagtctAGTGtacacataacttttatatgccccgggaaaccaaaaaattcgtgTGACTGGCTTTATCGCAGTGGTCAGGGACTGAACCTACAATATTTCCGAGTAtgcctctattttcttttttcccgaAAAGAACTTTAAATCTTCTCAACTCTCTTATTGTTTGGGAATGTTTGGGCCGCCAGGATTTATCTACCATGCTGTCCAGTAGAGACGATCCTAGCTTGAAGGATTGGGAGGGGAGCTGCCGCCGGCCGACCGCTCCTTCCATAAAAGGCCACCGTCTGGGTCTAGTGTTATGATTCCGGTTCTGTTGCTGGGGCTTCTCAAGGTGCAGAGGCTACACAGCACACGCTCCAGGAGTCGTCTGATCCAGCTGAGTGGCTGGGTTATTTAAGGTCGACCTTGAAAGTATTCGAATCCCACTTCCTTTTTTGAGAAGTAAATAATACGAGCTGTATATTCAGATGCAGAGTTAAATCCTCCTGCTCTTGCTGTCTGCTAGAACCAGACAACGGGATTCCTTATTCACTGCACCAATGtgttttgataaaaaaaaaaaacccaaccttgtaaaatttttttcccaacaaaataaagggaggaaataatttttgaagaaaCGGTGCTAAGGCACAGCCCCATGTGACACCATTCAAATTTAGGAATCTACATCCCTGTATTAATTTGCTAGGGTGGCCATGACCCAGGACTGCAGACAGGGTGGTGTAAACAACAGataattattttctcacagttctggaggctcaaAGTCTGAGAtcgaggtgttggcagggttggtttcttctgaggcctctctccttgacctGCCagtggccgtcttctccctgtgtcctcacgtagtcttccctctgtgtgtgtctgtgtcctcatctcctctttttacaaggacaccagtcatactggattagggccaaCTCTAAGGACCTCACTTTAGTTATCTCTTTGAAGACCACATCTCCAAATATAGCCGTGgtctgaggtactgagggttgtGACTTCGACAAATGAGTTCACGTTCAGCCCATAACATTTCCCATCTTCCTCACATCACCAGTGCTGAGTTAATACAGGCTCCAACACACATGAACAGAACACACTTCATACAGAGAGGAGCTCCTGTCTACAATGAAAGCGGATAGAAAACCAATGAAGACAGCCTCTTGATTGTTATCTTCAAAAGACAGAACTGGATACAATGGTAGGTACTAGTGAATCCAGCTAGTCCCATATTATTTTTGAGAACTCCACTCCTATACCACATGGAGGAGAAAGCCAATACTGAATCCAGCCCACGTCAACatgggcagggaggccagggggaGGCTAAGGCAGAGAGAGACGGATGTAGCTGAGTGTAGAGTGTAGCAGTGGGAGATGTGGGTATGCAGTTCTAAGTAATTaacaatttctcttttcagaagaTGGAGCGATTCACATGGACAGCTGAGTGGACTCTTTTTGCTACCTACCCAACAGACTTCTGCAACTTTCCTAGGAACAGACTCCTATTTCTATACTAGGGCAGAGATTCCATGATACCAGGAGAGAGGGGCCTTTCTCCCAATTCCAGGGGCCAGTAAACCCATTCCCCTCTGCTAGGGATTGGTTCAGGATAAGCATGGGATCCATTCTGGCCAACGACATTTGCAGGGAAGTCTTCCTTTCCAGGACAAAAAGCATCATTAGGAGAAAGTTTTTGGCTTTCCTTGTCCCTTTTTTCTTGAGTAGGGGATGTTTGAGAGGACACGATTCCTGAGCTGTGGCAGCCATCTTGCTATCATGAGGAAAAGACATGGAGCTAAAAAGCTAGTTCTCTGAGATGGAAGTCctagaagaaaagtaaaaacctAGTTTGTGAGACATCATTGAGCAACTGAACCAACAGTCAGTGAGCACCTACTTCTGGGCTTCTTTTTGTGAGAGAAAAAACAAGTCGCCATTTGTGTCAATCACAGTAAgtcaagttttccttttttctttttttttaaagttataactttatttcctcttttggagTAGGTAATTTATTCACATGgctcaaaattcaaaaagtaTCTGAGAGTAAATGGTGAAATGTCTCTTTCACTCTGATCCATCAACCATCAAGGTCCCTTCCCTGGAAGTAACCAATGTTATTGTTTCTGACCCTTTTCCAGAGGTGATTTATGCACATTCAagcaaatatacatacatatattcctttcctccttttttctgcAAGTGGTAGCATATTCTTTGTATATTTCCTCCTTGCCTTCATCATTTACCAAAATGGCTTGGCCATAATGTCATAGTGTTGTCAAAACGTCCTCATTAATTTTCATATCTGTAAGAAGTAGCCCATTGTATGGCTGCATCATTTAGCTAGATCCCTTTGAggatttttaattaattactgGTCTTTACTATTAAAAACAATTCTACAACAATAACCTATGTTGTTTTGTACATGTGGGAGTATTGCTGTCAAACATTTGCTAGAAATAAAATTGGAGGTCAAAaggtacatatattttattttgataaatattaccAAATTGCCCTTGATAGAGATGAAAATCAGCACTTTTTAAGTGTCCCTTCTCATATACAAACACCAACCTTGGTCTGCTAACAAACATTTTAATCTTTGCCAATTTGAAAGGTGAAAAATGGTATCTCAgtgtaatttttatttgcatttttaattgaagtttttcatttcattgtgaCTGAACATTTTCATACGTTAAAGAATCATTTGTAATTTGTTTTCCACTAACATTTCAtctcttttataatttttctattggACAATTATCAAATGTTATCTTGTTATCCCAGAAATCATCTATtgaacaatgattttttttctcttcactaATTTGAAACACTACCATTATCATAAACTGAATTTGTGTACGAATTTGAATTTACTTCTGGATTTTCAATTCTCTTTCtttgatttgtctttttaatttgctAGCACCACTGTCTTTCAATTATTTTAGCTTTATATGTTAATCTCTACTAGGGCTCTTTTTAACCTtcctttttcaaacattttcctaaccatattttcttatttctttttccacaTAAACTTGCAGATCAGTTTGTCTAGTAttccaaaccaaaaccaaaacctccTATTGTATATGTTTTGAGATTGTATCAAATTTATAGATCAGTTTGGAAGAATTAACACCTTCCTGGTATTAGTCCTCCTTTCAAGAACATGGTGTACCTTTCTATTTGTTGGTTCCCTCTGTGTCCCTCAGtagtattttaatgtttaatgcttctttttttaaaatatagacctTGAGTATTTCTTGTTAAGTTCATTTCTAGGTGTTTTATCTTTACgaatgggatttttctttttttttttttaacccatccaCCTACTGAATTCTCTTATCATCTATAATAGTTATTCAGTCAATTCTCTTAgatataaatatgaaattaacCTCTGCTAtctaatttttataattctaATACATCTTAATCTGTCTAAAAGCATTGCCTAAGACCTCCAGAAGAATGTTAAGTAGTAATGACATCACTGTCTTGATCCTAACtttaatggaaatattttcagtACCCTTATTAAGCAGGAGTAGCgatagatatatttattttattatgctaAGGAAATACCCATCTCCTACCATTTCATTGAGTTTTTAAATTAacaatggatattgaatttttatGAGATGGAAACAAATGTCTTTTAAGCATCTGCAGAGATAATTACACTACTTTTCGCCTTAAATCCGTCAGTCTGATGAATTACATAAATCAGTTTCCTAATACTAAACTATCTTTACCTTTCTGGAGTAAACCACACCTGGTCTTGATGTATTCTTGTTTTAATGTATCTCTGAGATTCTGTTTGCTAACATTTAATTTCAGATTTTCATAAGTGAGCTTGGTCTACACTATTGGTCTGTCTCATCTTCCTCATAGCTGAAGGCATTCCTGATATAGCAAACCATCCTAAAGGGATTATACCTTAGAGTTAATTTACTTTAATATCTAGGAATATCAACCTCTCCCCTGCCCCAATCCATTGTTAACTCAACCCCTCATCCACATTTCTCAGCACAGAGTCATATAGCTCTATGCTAAGAGATTTTCTTCTAGGCATCTGCTCACTTTTATGTAATTATCATGAAAAGAGTTACTTGTTCCAAGCAGCTTGAGATCCTCAAATTACAGAGTGACCCTCAAAACACCTGTTTGATAAAGTGGCTTATTCAGATAGGTTGATTTATGCAGAAGCCATTCCAGAGCAACAAGACCCCAAAAGGCAATCATACTTGAGACCTAAACTTCCCTTTGAGATTAGTCCTATTTATAAAAGCTCTATAAGCattgtccaatagaactttctgtaatgataaaaagtattatctgtgctgtccaatatggcagccaccagccacatgtggctaatgaACATTTGAAATGTGATTAGTGTGGAGGAACCGAATTTTTAATTTAGcttaatttcatatttaaatagctacatgtggctagtggctactgtccTGGACAGCACAACTCTAAGTGGTCTATGGAGAAAACTGATTCAATGAGCCTGTGGTTGCCAACAGCTGGGAAGGCATCTGTGATGGTAGAAAGAGCTCAGGCGTGgaggtattcattcatttattacatCTCAAATATTTACCTACTGTGTGTtaagcactgttctaggtatCGAAGATACAGAGATAAAGTTCTTCTCTCATGAGTTGAGGcagataatgaaaatgaataaggAATGATAAGTATTATGCTGAAAACTGAAATAGGGAAAGTGACAGTAACTACATGGCTACTTTAGATTGAATGGTCACGGAAGTTCTTCTTAGAGAGGTGGCATCTGAACTGAATAACCAGAAGGGACCAGTTATAGGAAGATCAGGAGGAAGAATGGTCCAGATAGAGGAAACAGCTAGTGCAAAAGCCCTAGGGACTTTGGACATGAGAGGAATTAGGCATGTACAAGTCTAGGCTAAAATCTGGTGGGTGAGGGGGAAAGTGGGTCCAGATGGAGACAGAAAGTCAGATTGCGAGGATTTCATAAGCCGAGGTACAGATTTGTTTATATTCTAAGTGCAGTGAAGCCACCGGAAGGTTTTTAAGCAAGGGAGAGGTACAATCTCTTTttgtgttaaaaaagaaaatctggctGCTGTATGGAGAATAGAAAGTGGTGGATTATTATCTATAATAACCCAGTGATAACAAATAAAGAATGGGAGCAGAGAAACCAGGAAGAAGGCTACTACAATAGGGAGCTGGAGAAAGGTAGATGAGCTGGGGGCTGTATCTAGGGGAGAGAGTCAACAGGATTGGTGGGTCCAGCTCATATTCTGTGATCTGGACTACTCACTTGTTAAACTAATCcaagcctcattttcaaaattagcaTTCGGTAAATGTTAAATGAGTTTTTACTATGTAACAGGCATCTGAAGATACAACAACAAAGAGAGACCTGCTACCTAATCTTCTGAAgcttgaaaaataattacagtgAAATAAGTGCGATAAAGGAGAAACATAACGTATGATCAGAGACCCGATCTAGGCTTGAAGGTCAGGAAATGCTTCCCTGAGAATATTTAAGATGTGACCTGAAAAATAATGAAGGTTGGTTAAGTGAAGAGTGGAGGGGAAGACACACCCTCCTAGTGGAGGGCAtggtatgtgcaaaggccctgtgaaGAACCATTTAGAATAGTCTGGTGGTGCTTGGGAATAGAAAGGTGAAGTTGGAGACACAGGTAGGAAGCAGATCATTCAGATTTATAAACTACAATAAGGATTTAGGGCTTTACCCTAAGAGTAACAGAAAAccacttaggtttttttttttcccattgcagtttttattcttttatttcacatttaattaAGGCATAACATACATGTAGAAAAATGCAGAAGGTGTGCTAGTCTTAAGTGGACCGCCTGAAGAACTGTTACCTATTTACAGACCCATGATGCCACCCCAGAAGATACAGAACGTTTTCAGTATCCTAGAAGAAGACTTCAAGCCCCTCCCTACTCAGTAATCCTTACTGCTTGGGTCTCAGTTTATATTCTGGGAGAGATATATGGTATCTGAGATGTATGACACCTCCCAGAGATAGCCACTATTTGACTTATGGTTTTTTCCCATCAATTAGCTTTTCCTGTACTTgaaatacatataaatggaatcatgtcaTGTTAatccttttgtgtctagcttcttttgaTCAGTGtcatatttttgagatatatccTCGTTGCTAGTATCA
It contains:
- the LTBR gene encoding tumor necrosis factor receptor superfamily member 3 isoform X1, with the translated sequence MRLPWATSHCGLAWGPLILGLGGLLAVSQPPLVREGPVQVPPYRTENKTCQDQEKQYYESKHQVCCSRCPPGTHVSAECSHGQDTVCATCPENSYNEHWNHLSFCQLCRPCDQMLGFVEITPCTSKDKTRCRCRPGMFCVFWDSECVHCEPLSDCPPGTEAELRDKAWEADSNCVPCKAGHFQNTSSPSARCQPHTRCEDQGLVEAAPGTAQSDTSCRNPSETPEMPGAMLVLTILLPLISLLLLITVLACTWKSHPSLCRKLGSLLKRHPEFSASVLQGEESNTAGGSWEPPRVNPYVPDLVEPLLSTSGELTPASAGLPPNPGLEEEVLQQQSPLSQARELEAEIPEQGQVAHGTNGIHVTGGSVTVTGNIYIYNGPVLGGARGPGDPPAPPEPPYPIPEEGAPGPPGLSTPYQEDGKAWHLAETETRGCHAF
- the LTBR gene encoding tumor necrosis factor receptor superfamily member 3 isoform X3; this encodes MRLPWATSHCGLAWGPLILGLGGLLAVSQPPLVPPYRTENKTCQDQEKQYYESKHQVCCSRCPPGTHVSAECSHGQDTVCATCPENSYNEHWNHLSFCQLCRPCDQMLGFVEITPCTSKDKTRCRCRPGMFCVFWDSECVHCEPLSDCPPGTEAELRDKAWEADSNCVPCKAGHFQNTSSPSARCQPHTRCEDQGLVEAAPGTAQSDTSCRNPSETPEMPGAMLVLTILLPLISLLLLITVLACTWKSHPSLCRKLGSLLKRHPEFSASVLQGEESNTAGGSWEPPRVNPYVPDLVEPLLSTSGELTPASAGLPPNPGLEEEVLQQQSPLSQARELEAEIPEQGQVAHGTNGIHVTGGSVTVTGNIYIYNGPVLGGARGPGDPPAPPEPPYPIPEEGAPGPPGLSTPYQEDGKAWHLAETETRGCHAF
- the LTBR gene encoding tumor necrosis factor receptor superfamily member 3 isoform X4: MRLPWATSHCGLAWGPLILGLGGLLAVSQPPLVPPYRTENKTCQDQEKQYYESKHQVCCSRCPPGTHVSAECSHGQDTVCATCPENSYNEHWNHLSFCQLCRPCDQMLGFVEITPCTSKDKTRCRCRPGMFCVFWDSECVHCEPLSDCPPGTEAELRDKAWEADSNCVPCKAGHFQNTSSPSARCQPHTRCEDQGLVEAAPGTAQSDTSCRNPSETPEMPGAMLVLTILLPLISLLLLITVLACTWKSHPSLCRKLGSLLKRHPEGEESNTAGGSWEPPRVNPYVPDLVEPLLSTSGELTPASAGLPPNPGLEEEVLQQQSPLSQARELEAEIPEQGQVAHGTNGIHVTGGSVTVTGNIYIYNGPVLGGARGPGDPPAPPEPPYPIPEEGAPGPPGLSTPYQEDGKAWHLAETETRGCHAF
- the LTBR gene encoding tumor necrosis factor receptor superfamily member 3 isoform X2, whose product is MRLPWATSHCGLAWGPLILGLGGLLAVSQPPLVREGPVQVPPYRTENKTCQDQEKQYYESKHQVCCSRCPPGTHVSAECSHGQDTVCATCPENSYNEHWNHLSFCQLCRPCDQMLGFVEITPCTSKDKTRCRCRPGMFCVFWDSECVHCEPLSDCPPGTEAELRDKAWEADSNCVPCKAGHFQNTSSPSARCQPHTRCEDQGLVEAAPGTAQSDTSCRNPSETPEMPGAMLVLTILLPLISLLLLITVLACTWKSHPSLCRKLGSLLKRHPEGEESNTAGGSWEPPRVNPYVPDLVEPLLSTSGELTPASAGLPPNPGLEEEVLQQQSPLSQARELEAEIPEQGQVAHGTNGIHVTGGSVTVTGNIYIYNGPVLGGARGPGDPPAPPEPPYPIPEEGAPGPPGLSTPYQEDGKAWHLAETETRGCHAF